A genomic region of Alligator mississippiensis isolate rAllMis1 chromosome 4, rAllMis1, whole genome shotgun sequence contains the following coding sequences:
- the LOC132250254 gene encoding uncharacterized protein LOC132250254, with product MDLDAETEPLLDRDAGETSSSQSTTAGITVYQEIQTPLEVPALTAHKTHHIFISYSSTDAAWAWGLIQKLEATLPELKVCFHERDFMPGKTIIENMVESIQGSQKILLFLSPDFVQSRWCLLEANLSIFRDCIERKPVIPVMLQTCSVPLHLTHLTYLDASDVHFFNKVSKVICTPNHQMQNATMVRYNPPSLYNGKALLTLHAVNECFLLKRSGGIFSDVVPDQLSMVSDDPVSYRAAIQMINEVSSRTVPCFPAICFFVIWTCLFVTLIFNFFMPVDDLNKKGFSWLFECLGSMLLALLLVIIVALVSCIYHNNVKLPNVKLLEMSQAAGLANCLLQKSSLLMGCASHAELHFVYMSLEGCRKEFAETFGESSPSAEEMFQRALHYFSSDYACCVAEKYFHFSWAGGMPGHWDKGPCFCQFVSHCVRKGSWCWNASDHSGKRVS from the coding sequence ATGGATCTGGATGCAGAGACTGAACCCCTACTAGACAGAGATGCAGGGGAGACCAGCTCTTCCCAGTCCACCACGGCAGGAATCACAGTGTATCAAGAAATACAGACACCCCTTGAGGTGCCAGCCCTGACAGCCCACAAGACTCACCACATCTTCATCAGTTACAGCAGCACAGACGCAGCCTGGGCCTGGGGACTGATTCAGAAGCTGGAGGCCACCCTTCCTGAGCTGAAGGTGTGTTTCCATGAGCGGGATTTCATGCCAGGCAAAACCATAATTGAGAACATGGTTGAGTCCATCCAGGGAAGCCAGAAGATCCTCTTATTCCTTAGCCCAGACTTTGTCCAGAGCAGGTGGTGCTTGCTGGAGGCCAACCTGTCCATCTTCCGAGACTGCATTGAAAGGAAGCCTGTGATCCCTGTCATGCTGCAGACCTGCTCTGTCCCACTGCACCTCACCCACCTGACCTACCTCGATGCCAGCGATGTGCACTTCTTTAACAAAGTCAGCAAGGTGATCTGCACTCCCAATCACCAGATGCAGAATGCCACCATGGTGCGTTACAACCCCCCATCCCTCTACAACGGGAAAGCTCTGCTGACCTTACATGCAGTTAATGAGTGCTTCCTACTGAAACGGTCAGGGGGTATATTCAGTGATGTAGTCCCTGACCAGCTGAGCATGGTGAGTGATGATCCTGTGTCATACAGGGCAGCCATCCAGATGATTAATGAGGTTTCCTCTAGGACAGTCCCTTGTTTTCCTGCCATCTGTTTTTTTGTGATATGGACTTGTCTGTTTGTAAccttaatatttaattttttcatgCCCGTGGATGATTTAAACAAGAAAGGATTTTCTTGGTTGTTTGAGTGTTTGGGGTCTATGTTGCTTGCCCTGCTCCTGGTCATAATTGTTGCACTTGTCAGCTGCATTTACCACAACAATGTTAAATTACCTAATGTGAAACTCCTGGAGATGTCCCAAGCTGCCGGCTTGGCCAACTGCCTGCTGCAgaagagctccctgctgatgGGGTGTGCGTCCCATGCAGAACTCCACTTCGTCTACATGTCCCTCGAGGGGTGCAGGAAGGAGTTCGCTGAGACCTTCGGGGAGAGCAGCCCCTCTGCTGAAGAGATGTTCCAAAGAGCCCTGCATTATTTCTCCTCTGATTATGCCTGCTGTGTAGCCGAGAAGTATTTCCATttctcttgggcagggggcatgcCAGGGCACTGGGATAAAGGGCCTTGTTTCTGCCAGTTTGTTTCTCACTGTGTGAGGAAAGGATCCTGGTGCTGGAATGCTTCTGACCACTCAGGAAAGAGAGTGAGTTAG
- the LOC109285075 gene encoding uncharacterized protein LOC109285075, giving the protein MPSPKNPKELRAYLGLTGFCRLWIPDFGGKAKPLYESLTKEGLTNWKWTKENQHAFELLKAALLQPPALMIPNGHKPYRLYVHENKGVASGVLTEPVGPTWKPVGYYSKVLDLVAKGWPACLRAVTATATLVEEAQKIVMGADMEIHTPHGVPQILGGEGGKFLNPSRQSRYEIFLLSNPGLTFKHTTALNPATLMPEPGPPCHDCLEVLTQTVLIHPDLTDDPLKDPEEEFFVDGSSSVIHRVRHTGCAVITLTETIWKEKLPANWSAQAAELTALTRALILGKNKRVNIFTDSRYAFATVHAHGLL; this is encoded by the coding sequence atgccttCCCCCAAAAATcccaaagagctgcgagcttacctgggcctaaccgggttttgtagactgtggattcctgattttgggggaaaagccaaacccctatatgagtccctcacaaaagagggtctcacaaattggaaatggactaaggaaaaccaacatgcatttgagttattAAAAGCTGCCCTTTTGCAACCCCCAGCgctgatgattccaaatgggcacaagccctatagactgtatgtgcatgagaataaaggggtggcctcaggggtcttaactgaaccagtaggcccaacttggaagcccgtgggctactactccaaggtcctagacctGGTAGCGAAGGGATGGCCTGCATGTTTAAGGGCTGTCActgccacagctactcttgtggaagaggcccaaaagattgttatgggagcggatatggaaatacatacaccccatggggttccccagatcctcggaggagagggagggaaatttttaaacccctccagacaatccagatatgaaatctttctcctatctaatccaggcctcACCTTCAAAcacaccactgctttgaacccagccaccctgatgccaGAACCGGGACCTCCGTGCCATGATTGCTTAGAGGTATTGACTCAGACAGTACTAATTCATCCTGACTTGACAGACGACCCActcaaggacccagaggaggagttctTCGTAGATGGTTCAAGTAGTGTAATACATCGCGTGCGGCATACGGGGTGTGCTGTGATAACCTTAACTGAGACTATATGGAAAGAAAAACTCCCTGCAaactggtcagcacaggcagcggagctcactgccctgacacgtgcattgatattaggaaaaaacaaaagagtgaacatttttacagattcgcgctatgcctttgccactgtacatgcccatgggttgttgtga